In one Macrobrachium rosenbergii isolate ZJJX-2024 chromosome 53, ASM4041242v1, whole genome shotgun sequence genomic region, the following are encoded:
- the fy gene encoding protein fuzzy homolog has translation MSISEVNNMASSTLIGLYVSSGVPLFVRHTGPGKPPAYALIGSLNGVHVFGESHGVTLCTTRTRSSSLTWKTYHDSIRLIMIRGIDCVGDSCDGTLLDLMFSSLVLLLGLDALTTASNVERLKRDLRPCYPVLDELLSRSIGEDQGFSHLTGCAECLLPSEQHTLQSELDKFCEAADSTYGCILLQGKILSGTKNFWSLSHVELVLLPLLVATNLCTVARDMPIYLPNKSPNVPFRMLVVRLTVNLSILTLCGPTPTLNEMMRSASTFWAPSYQMIESISTLIPWNITPHLLSQLDNAVIGLLLVNYDNKRCVSCVHLNEESRNRPLNITKKVAALRSIYRSLVGPLLQPPAMPPDDLPAGFHRDHVPLESYVSCDSFKVYVVQSSPYHLLVLFPPALPSHIARQVSLRTLAVFTKGKGPKL, from the exons atgtcaatCTCAGAAGTAAACAATATGGCGTCGTCTACCCTTATAGGGTTGTATGTTAGTAGCGGAGTGCCTTTATTTGTAAGGCACACTGGGCCAGGAAAACCG ccaGCATATGCATTAATTGGCTCTTTGAATGGTGTGCATGTCTTTGGAGAGAGCCATGGTGTGACTTTATGTACAACTAGAACACGTAGTTCATCTTTGACTTGGAAGACTTACCATGACAG CATAAGACTGATTATGATAAGAGGGATAGATTGTGTTGGAGACAGCTGTGATGGGACTCTTCTTGACCTGATGTTTTCATCGCTAGTACTTCTTCTGGGATTAGATGCCTTGACCACAGCTTCAAATGTAGAGAGATTGAAGAGAGATTTAAGG CCATGTTATCCAGTACTAGATGAACTTTTATCAAGATCTATAGGTGAAGATCAAGGATTTTCACATCTAACTGGATGTGCAGAATGCCTGTTACCTTCAGAACAGCATACCTTACAG tcaGAATTAGATAAGTTTTGTGAGGcagcagattctacatatggGTGCATTTTGttacaaggaaaaatattaagtgGAACCAAGAATTTTTGGTCTTTATCCCACGTTGAACTAGTCTTATTACCACTTCTGGTTGCTACAAATCTTTGTACAGTAGCAAGGGACATGCCAATATATCTTCCAAATAAAAGCCCTAAT GTGCCTTTTAGAATGCTTGTAGTACGATTAACAGTAAACCTGTCAATTCTTACGTTATGTGGCCCCACTCCAACACTAAATGAAATGATGAGATCAGCGTCAACCTTTTGGGCTCCATCATATCAAATGATTGAAAGCATCTCGACATTGATACCATGGAATATCACACCACATCTACTGTCCCAGTTAGATAATGCAGTAATTGG ACTTCTACTAGTCAACTATGATAATAAAAGGTGTGTCAGTTGTGTTCATTTAAATGAAGAGTCGAGAAATAGACctttaaatattacaaagaaagttGCTGCACTGAGGTCCATTTATAGGAGCCTTGTTGGACCATTGTTGCAACCTCCAGCCATGCCACCAGATGATTTACCAGCAGGG ttccATCGTGACCATGTACCTCTAGAATCTTATGTCTCCTGTGACTCCTTTAAAGTTTATGTTGTGCAGTCTTCGCCATATCACCTTCTAGTCTTATTCCCTCCAGCCCTCCCCAGTCATATAGCAAG acaagTCAGTCTCAGAACACTAGCAGTTTTTACTAAAGGGAAAGGCCCCAAACTCTGA